One Equus caballus isolate H_3958 breed thoroughbred chromosome 17, TB-T2T, whole genome shotgun sequence DNA window includes the following coding sequences:
- the LOC138918307 gene encoding ral guanine nucleotide dissociation stimulator-like: MSRELLVQEATSVLKTAERARQGAQERQWQQGVVPSLVTFFGSLELLDGTMEDYVEGNVLNCRKWNEQFKLMDEIELLQEAANLYTVQPDKHFGAWFQAVEPLSEEESYSLSCQLEPRYHWVRKIQLFFKHKKNRSGQNTRPPTKGPVVVVDDPPETS, encoded by the exons ATGAGCAGGGAGCTGCTAGTGCAg gaggcgacctccgtgttaaagactgcagagagggcacgccagggagcccaggagaggcagtggcagcag ggtgtcgtcccctccctggtgacgTTCTTCggttccctggagctgctggacggTACAATGGAGGATTacgtggag ggcaatgtgctcaacTGTCGGAAATGGAATGAA caattcaaactgatggacgagatcgagctgctccaggaggctgcaaatctgtacaccgtgcagcccgacaagcactttggggcctggttccaggccgtggagcccctgagcgaggaggagag ctacagcctgtcttgccagctggagccccgataCCACTGGGTCAGAAAGATTCAACTCTTCTTCAAACACAAGAAGAACCGCTCAGGGCAGA acaccagacccccaaccaagggcccagtggtggtggtcgatgaccctcctgagaccagctga